ATAGAGGCGGGAATTACTGAATCATACTTTGCAATGGTTTCCAAATCCATCTCATGGACGGTCACTGTGATTCGGGATAATGGAGAAAAAACGCCTGCGAGGCGACCAGCGCAACTCGCAGGCGTTGAGGTTTTTCGCTAGGTCGCTACCTTCGTAACGACGCCGGAACCGACGGTCTTGCCTCCTTCGCGGATGGCGAAGCGGTCCCCCAGGCTGACGGCGATCGGATGCTGCAAGTCGACTTGCAGCTGCACGCCGTCTCCGGGCATCGCCATCGTCGCGTCGCCGACGACTTGCGTCTTGCCGGTGACGTTGGCGGTGCGGAAGAAGAATTGCGGCGTGTAGCCGTTGAAGAACGGCGTGTGCCGGCCACCTTCCTTCTTCGTCAGTACGTAGACCTCGGCCTCGAATTGACGACGCAGCGTCACCGAGCTGCGGGCGGCGATCACCTGGCCTTTGTGCACGTCCGCCATTCGCGCCTTGCGGAGCAAACAGCCGACATTGTCGCCTGCCTGACCGCTTTCGAGCACTTCGGCGAACGACTCGACCTGGGTGACGATGTCGCTGACGGTCTGATCGCGCAGACCGACAATCTCGATCGCATCGCCCGAGCGCACTGTTCCTTGCTCGATCTTGCCGGTGACGACCGTTCCGCGACCCGCGATCGAAAACACGTTCTCGATCGGCATCAGGAACGGCTTGTCGATTTCGCGGACCGGGTCCGGAATCGACGTGTCGAGGGCCGTGAGCAAGTCATGGATGCACTGGCTGGCCTGCGGATCTGACGGGGACTCTTCCGCCAGTTTCGCCGAACCCCGAATCACCTGGATCTCGGCGCCGGGGAAGCCGTACTGCGTCAGTAGCTCACGAACTTCCAGCTCGACCAACGTCAACAGCTCGGCGTCTTCGACCAGGTCGCACTTATTCATAAAGACGACCAGGTGCGGAACGCCGATCTGCCGCGCCAGCAGCAAGTGCTCGCGGGTTTGCGACATCGGCCCGTCCACCGCCGAGACCAAGAGCACCGCGCCGTCCATTTGGGCCGCGCCGGTGATCATGTTCTTGATGTAGTCGACGTGGCCGGGACAGTCGATGTGGGCGTAGACGCGCGTCTCGGTTTCGTAC
This sequence is a window from Blastopirellula retiformator. Protein-coding genes within it:
- the tuf gene encoding elongation factor Tu yields the protein MVAKRNVNVGTIGHIDHGKTTLTAALLRVQAAKGLAKVKSYQDIARGGIVRDKGKTVTILASHVRYETETRVYAHIDCPGHVDYIKNMITGAAQMDGAVLLVSAVDGPMSQTREHLLLARQIGVPHLVVFMNKCDLVEDAELLTLVELEVRELLTQYGFPGAEIQVIRGSAKLAEESPSDPQASQCIHDLLTALDTSIPDPVREIDKPFLMPIENVFSIAGRGTVVTGKIEQGTVRSGDAIEIVGLRDQTVSDIVTQVESFAEVLESGQAGDNVGCLLRKARMADVHKGQVIAARSSVTLRRQFEAEVYVLTKKEGGRHTPFFNGYTPQFFFRTANVTGKTQVVGDATMAMPGDGVQLQVDLQHPIAVSLGDRFAIREGGKTVGSGVVTKVAT